CCAAACATCGCCTGCACCTTCACAACTGTTTCTCCGTCATAAGGCGAGGAACGCGCTAGTTTGGTTGTTTGAGGCAGGGCCGCCCGTTGATCTTCGGAATGCATGATTCCTCCTGCTGTAGAATTATCGCCACCCGGCGCTTTTGGAGTGACCGAGCTGCCAGAATGTCTATCCAATATTGTTTGGTTGCGAACCTCGGTTGAACGGCACCTGCTGCCACCAGTTCCGCAAGGTCGCCCCGAGCTTCTAACGATGATTTCAGCGGCGGCCAGACCGGCGATGAGTTCAGCCTGCCTGATCAGGGGTCCACGACCAATGATGCGGGCCCGAATCGATGACCAGAGGAATCCTGATCCGGCTAGAAGCGGACGCTGCTTGTCGCGCTCGGAGCGTTTAGGCTGATGCCCTCGCGATCAAAGGCGCTCCGGATGGATTTTGCGATGTCCAGGACATTCGGGCGGTCGCCATGGATGCAGATAGTATCGGCGTCAAGCTCGAGCCGGCGGCCACCTATCGTCTCAACTATGCCTGAGACCATGTCAACTGCCCGACGCGCGACATATTCAGGGTCTTTGGCAGGAGGACGGGACTCGATGATGACATCGCCCTCATCGGTGTATTCCATATCAGCGACGACTTCAGCGCACGTGTTGTAGCCGTGCTTTCGAAGGTTATCCGCCGCTCGCCCAGCCAGCATGAAGAAGACGAGGTCCGGTTGCAGTGCCAGCATGGCATCGGCGACTTTGCACATGAGGTCGTCATCGCGGGCAATAGTGACGTAGAGCTTCGAGTGAGGCTTGATGTGGTTAAGACGGACACCCTCTTGCTCGGCAAAGGCGAGTAGGGCACCCACCTGGTAGGTCATCATGTCGATGACCTCTTCATGGCTTACGTCCATCATCCGACGTCCGAAGCCCATTAGGTCGGGGAATCCCGGGTGTGCGCCGAGGGCAATGCCGTGTTCCTTGGCGAGCCGTACAGACTTCCGCATGATAGCCGGATCGCCGCCGTGCCAACCGCAGGCCGTGTTGACCGACGAAATTAAAGGAAAGAGTGCCTCGTCGTCACCTAACGTCCAGCGGCCGTAGCTCTCGCCGGCATCAGCATTTAAGTCAATTGTTTTCATGAGCTTGCTCCTTTGACCGTGTGGCGCGCTGTGCGCGACGGTTATTTTGACAGCATGCAGTGCGTTCGCCCATTTCGCCCATTTGCGCGATTTGGTCGCCAGCCGATCTTGGCACTTGACTTCTGGATTTGTCAACGCTTCATGTCCGCGGTATGCCACGGTGCCACCACTCGTTTGGCCGGCGCGAGCGACCGCCGACCAAAGCGCTTTGCAGGTGATGTCACCCCAAGGCTGTCAGTGAGCCTTCCTGTTCACACCTTCAACCGCGGGGCGCGGTGGTCAGCTCCTTGATCCAGCACCGCATCCATTTCATCCAGCCTCCCCGATCCTGGGCAGTTCTACGGCATCCAACCAGAGGAAGCAACGCCTCGCCTACTTCCTATTCGGTCCCCGCTGGCTGGAAGGCCGGCAGGTTGATAAGGGGCGCAAATGCATATATCAAACTGGGGACAAGTCGGCGCGACAACGACGACGGGATGCGATCGTCTTGGATTGGGCGCCTGAAGGTTCGCCCATTACCAAACCATTGACAACCCTAAGTGCTGAATGGGACAGTGGTGGCGGCTATATGGGCGGACTTTTGGGTGCTGCTCTTTCCCGAAGATTACCTACGCAAAGCGTAGCCAATCCGAGTTCCCCTGCTTGCCGCAGATTCAAATTATCCAAGCCGCGTAAAGCGGCTCACATCCCTAGCCATCGGCTGGCCCTTACCGACATCGCTGTCGCCGTGACCATCCCAGCCCGGATTCGGCTCAGGGACCTTATAGGAAGGGCAACCTTGTGAGAATACCCGAGCAGGCCTCTGACGAAGGTGTCGACGCCGCTACACACGCAATACCAGATGAGGCCAGGACCTCGAAGTTGTCCCTCACGATGTCTTGGTGGGGGGTGGCGAGCGGCATGATCTACTTGTTCTTGGGTGCGACGATGGCGGTAACCTACGGTACGATCAACACGATCATTGCCTTGGTCCTGACGGTGATCAGCTACGGCATCATAAACTCCGTCTTGGCCCGCTACTCACTCAAGACCGGACTTAGCGTAGCCCTGTTCTCGCGAGTTCTCTTCGGTCGTTTCGGTGCACTGTTGGCCACCGCAGTCTTCTTCCTCACTGCGATGTTCTACGCAA
The Arthrobacter sp. OAP107 DNA segment above includes these coding regions:
- a CDS encoding 5-oxoprolinase subunit PxpA; the protein is MKTIDLNADAGESYGRWTLGDDEALFPLISSVNTACGWHGGDPAIMRKSVRLAKEHGIALGAHPGFPDLMGFGRRMMDVSHEEVIDMMTYQVGALLAFAEQEGVRLNHIKPHSKLYVTIARDDDLMCKVADAMLALQPDLVFFMLAGRAADNLRKHGYNTCAEVVADMEYTDEGDVIIESRPPAKDPEYVARRAVDMVSGIVETIGGRRLELDADTICIHGDRPNVLDIAKSIRSAFDREGISLNAPSATSSVRF